The Candidatus Poribacteria bacterium DNA segment AGTTGTCCACAATATTTCGGTAGTTTGGCGGTGCTCTCAGGGTCCCATAAGTTTAGCGTTCTACCAACAATACGGGCTGATGGTGCAGGTGGTTTGGGCGTGGAAACCGATCATCTGAATCTCACATGGGTCTCGGCGGATTATCAAATTGGCGACTTTCTGCTTTTCCAAAGTCTCACCGTCCATAAGGCACTTCCCAACCAAACAACAGACCGCCTTCGCCTTTCCGTTGATTATCGCTATCAAGGTCAATCCCAACCGATTACGGAGGGTTCGCTCCTGCCGCACTTCAATCGTATGTCATGGGAAGAAATCTATGAGGGTTGGAACTCCGAAAAATACCAATACTACTGGAAAGATGTGGATCTGGAGTGTGTGCCTTTCACCAGAAAATATCACGCAGCCAAGCGTTAATCCACTCCCCACCCAAAAAAATCATCAAGGAGAAACCGTGAAGATTACACAGATCGAAACCATCCGTGTCAAAGCCCAGCCGCACAACGTCTGGGTCCATGTTCACACCGATTCCGGTATCGTCGGTTTGGGGGAGACCTTCTACGCCCCATCGGTCGTTCAAGCAGCGATTCACGACTTTTTTGGACCACTTCTCATTGGGCGTGATCCATTCGAGATTGAGCGTCATTGGGAAGCGATGTTCCGCCTGTCCGATCACGCCGGCTACGGCGGTGCGGAGATGCGGGCGATTTCGGCGCTCGACATCGCCCTCTGGGACATAAAGGGTCAAGCTGTTGACTTACCGGTCTATGAACTCCTCGGCGGTGCAGTCCGCAAACGCATCCGTGTCTACGCCACCTCAATGCCCTACGAGGGCGCGGGCGAGACAGCAAAACAGCTGCTTGACGAAGGCATCACCGCAATTAAAGGAGGACCTACTATCCCACTAGCGATTGCAAGCGACGGTCAGTTTCTCTCGCAAAAAGACCTTGACCGGGCGCTCAAGCCAATCCGCGAGATCCGGGATACGGTTGGCTTGGAAATGCATATTGCCAATGACGGCCACGGCAAGTGGGCACTGCCCGTAGCGATTCGGATCGCCCAGGCGATGGAACCGTACGACATGATGTGGCAGGAGGATCTAATGCCACTGCTCAACCCAGAAGCCCTCTTACGGCTCCAAGAATCTACGAAAACGCCAGTCTGTATTTCCGAGCGCCTCCTCAGTCGATGGCAGCTTCGGCTGTTCATTGAGAACGGCTCTGCCCGTATCGTTATGCCAGATTTAATCTGGACCGGCGGTGTTTCGGAGACGCACAAGGTTGCCATTCTTGCGTCGGCGCATCAGGTACCATTTGCCCCACACGACGCTACGGGACCTGTGAACATCTTCGCCTGTTCCCACATCTGTATGAGTTCTGCAAACGCTATGATACAGGAGCATGTGCCCGCTTTCCACAAAGGTTGGTATAACGAGTTCGTTGACCCCAATCTCGACATCCGTGATGGCTTCCTCCACGCCCCACAACGACCGGGAATCGGCACACGGCTAAAGCCCGAAGTCCGAGACAGATCGGATGCCATCGTGACCGTGAGCGACGAACCGGACCAGAGCACCATCGACCATTGGGGACCAACGCCGGTACGCAGCGAAGAGACAGAGGCTGAAGTTCAACGGCTGCAGGAAGAACGCCTCCCACAGTCTATATCATGAGTTTATGTTAAACAACTTATCACCTGTTATACAAAAGGAATCTAGTTATGAGTATTAGAACGAATAAATTGAAACAAAAATTAGCAGCCGGCGGATTGGTGCTAAGTGGAGGTGTGCGCCTTCCTGAACCGGGACTTGTTGAAGTGATGGGATATGCCGGGGTTGATTATGTTCTAATTGACGCAGAGCACGGTTCTATGGGCTGGACAGAGATAGAGCGGATGGTTCTTGCTGCCTATGCTGCGGATACCACACCGATTGTTCGCGTCCACGAGAACGATGAAGCGAGAATTATGCGTGCGCTTGATCTTGGCGCAATGGGGGTGCTCGTCCCGCACATCCGCACCGCAGAAGAGGCGCAGCATGTGGTGGATGGTGCGTTCTACCCGCCGCAGGGCAAACGGGGTGTGGGTCCAAGCCGAGGTATCAAGTTTGGGGCGGTGTCAGCGGCGGAATATTATGCGAACATCAACAACGAGGTTTCGGTTTCATTGATGATTGAAGATGCCGAAGCAATTGACAATATCGACGAAATCGTCGAGATCGAAGGCATTGATGTCCTGAACGTAGGGACAAGTGACTTAGCGGCTTCGTTGGGTGTACCGGGCCAACCGTTGCACGCGAAAGTCGCCGAAGCCTCTGAGAAGGTGCTCGCTGCTGCTGCGCGAAAAGGTATCGCTGTCGGCTATCCGACCCGCGGCTTGGACGATGGGATTGAGGCTATAAAGCGTGGATTCCGTGTGCTGTCCTGCGGTAACGCAGCGCCGCTGCTATTTGAAGCTGTCCAGCAAAAGTTGGAGTTATTGCGAGGCGCAGAGTAATTCGGCTAGAAAGGCAAAGAGTTATGGAATATGTGAACTTTGGAAGCGCAGGCGTTCAAGTAAGTCGATTGGCACTCGGTTTAGGGTTCAGAGGACAGGGCGATGAAGCCGATGCACAGAAGGTCATCGAACACACAATTGATCAGGGGATTAACCTGATTGACTGCGCCAATGTATACGGGACAATGGATGATCGCGCCAACATCGGTCGCTCAGAAGTTATTCTGGGGAAAGCGCTGAAGGGCAAACGCAATAATGTTGTGATTACCTCAAAGGTTGCTAGCCAAATAGGCGATGGACCAAATGACATAGGGTTATCTAGATACCACATCATGCGCGAAGTCGAAAAATCGCTGACCCGCTTAGACACAGACCATATTGATGTCTACCTTGTCCATATGTTCGATGAATCCACTCCCCTTGAGGAGACTATTCGTGCATTAGATGACCTCGTTCGTTCGGGTAAAGTCCGCTACGTCGGATGTTGTAATTATGCGGCATGGCAGGTTTGCAAGGGCTTGTGGGTTGCGGATCGGTACAATGCAACGCCGTATATGTGCGTCCAGAATCAATACAATCTGCTGACTCGGCACCTTGAGGGCGAAATGTTCGCACTTGTGCGGGATCAAGGATTGGGAGTTATGGTATACAGTCCGTTGGCGGTAGGGCTTTTAAGCGGCATCTATTCACCGGACCGTCCTGCACCGGAAGGGACTCTCTGGGCAACACGGCTGCGGGATCAATTTCCATCGGCAATGGAAGGGGCTGCGAGTCAGGTTATATCGACCGTGATTGAACTTGCGGGCGAATTGGGAGTGACCCCTGCACAATTGGCACTTGCTTGGGTACTATCTCACCCGGAAATTACAGTCGCGATTACCGGTGGAGACACAATCGAGCACCTAAACGATAACATCGGTGCAGTCGGCTGGACACTCGACGATTCTGTGCGAGAGACACTGGACACTGTTTCAGAACCGTTCAGGTTCACGGCTGGGTAGGATTGTTAATGATTTTTTGGCAACACGCAAGGATAATCTTCTTGAAAATTGCTATGTGGCACAAACTCTCAATAGTGGTGTAATCGGAGATTATGGACTCAACGAAAAGTAAAATTGAACCTATCTGGACAACGATAGACGAAAAAACCACATATCCCATCTATATTGGAACCGATATTATTCCCGAATTTGGAACTCTCTTTAAGGAACATCTGCCACGTTGCTCCCAAGCGTTATTGGTAACCAATCAAACCATTGAAGAGGTTCACGCCGCTAAAATCTCCCAAATTTCTGAGAGCCTCGCAAATATGGGAGTAGATCTGATCGTCGAAGCGATCCCAGAAGGGGAAAGAACCAAATCGTATTGGGGCCTTGGAATGTTGTACGATTTCTTCGCGGAGCATCAGTTGGATAGGCAATCCGTGATTATTGCAATGGGTGGAGGCGTCATTGGCGATTTGGCTGGATTTGCTGCGAGTACGTTTCTGCGCGGGCTTCCATTGGTTCATATTCCCACCACGCTCATCGCTCAAGCGGATAGTAGCCTTGGCGGGAAGGTTGCCATCAATCTGGCTAGGGTTAAAAATATAGTCGGCGGATTTTATCATCCAAAAATGATTTGCATTGATGCTAGCTTTCTGCAAACACTGAACGTGCGGGAGTTAAGAGCGGGTCTTGCGGAGGTGGTTAAGTACGCTGTAATTATGGACAGTGAGCTATTTAATTATTTAGAGGCTAACGTTGAGAACATAATTGCGAAAGATCCCGAGGTTTTAGAAAAGATTGTCAGAAGGTGTTGTGAACACAAAATTGCGGTTGTGGAGGAAGATCCGGAGGAGAGAACAGATCGTCGGGCGATTCTAAATTATGGGCATACGATTGGACATGCCTTGGAATCACTTTATCACAAATATTTGCATGGAGAAGCGGTTTCCGTGGGTATGGTTGCTGCCTCATATCTTGCAGTCAAAACGGAAATTCTCCCTCCCGCAGATGCCGAGAGACAATCAGAGTTATTATCCAGAATTGGCTTGCCGACTAATGCGTTAGGGGTTTCGATAGATCCGCTGCTTCAACCGATGTTGCATGATAAAAAGCGGCGGGGTAACACTTTACGATTTGTGCTGCCGACGAAAATTGGGGATATAACCATAAAGGACGTCCCCAAAAACGATCTCCCCGATTTACTTCAATACTTGGTAGAAAAGAGGGTCTTTAGTCCATCGGAAGATGCTACCGCTACCGATGAAGGATAGTTATAGACTCATTGAAATCGCATTGAACTATTAGTAGGACTTACGCAGCGGGTTCATAAATCCCCCTGATCAGGGGGACTTAGGGGGTTAAAAATCAAAAATCTACCCTCTGTGCGCTAAATTTGCGTAAGTCCTGTATTAGTCAGGGCTTACGCACTTCAGTAGGGAACAACGATCGTTGTTCCTTACGAACTTTGTGATGGTGCCTCTATTGTAGTTGCCCGATTCATCGGGCGTTGAGAAGGGTGTCTAGCGGCGATAAATCGCTGAACTACAAGGGGTTGAGCACCCAACTGCGTAACTCCTATTATATAGAATCCCAAAAAATCGACATTTAACAATGGAGGAATCTAATGGGTGAAACAACACAAAATAGTTTCGATCTGTTACTCAAAGGTGGGCACGTTATCGATCCCAAAAATAACATCGATCAGCCGATGGATGTTGGGATTGCAGCGGGAAAGATTGCGCGTGTGGCGGAGAACATACCGGACGCGGAAGCAGAAAAGGTTGTCCATGTCAATGGGCTTTACGTCACACCCGGCTTACTGGATATACACGTCCATGCCTATGCCGGCACCGGTCAGCGAAACGCCTACTGCGGGGACAATTCCTTGTATCCCGATGGATACAATTTTCGCACAGGCGTGACCACGGTTCTTGATGTCGGGAGTTCAGGGTGGCGAAACTTCCCCGATTTCAAAGACCGCGTCATCGACCGAGCGAAGACCCGTGTTTTTGCACTGCTCAACATTGTGGGACACGGCATGGGTGGCGGCGCCATCGAGCAGAATATACCGGATATGGAACCCGAAGCAACGGCGAAAGTCGCCGAACGCTATCCCGATATTGTTGTAGGATTTAAGACCGCACATTACGCAGGTCCCGAGTGGCTTGGGGTTGACCGTGCTGTGGAAGCTGGGAGATTGGTGGGCTTGCCAGCCATGATTGATTTTGGCTCATTTCCTTGAGCATATACGCCCCGGCGACATTAGCACTCACATGTACCAAGCCGCGATACCGATGTTCGATGAGAAGGGGAAGTTGCAGCCTTATTTCGCTGAAGCACGTGCCCGCGGAGTCAAGTTTGATGTAGGACACGGTGCTGGGAGTTTTGTGTGGAATCATGCAATACCTGCCATTGAGCAGGGGTGGATACCGGATTCAATTTCGACAGACCTGCACACCGGTAGCATGAACGCCGGGATGAAAGACATGGCAACGACGATGTCAAAGATTCTGAATATAGGTGTTTCTTTGTTCGATGTCATCAAAATGTCAACGATTACTCCGGCAGAGATGATCAATCGTCCGGAATACGGTCACTTGAGTGTCGGTGCGGTAGCGGATGTTGCCGTGCTCAAACTAAATGAGGGGGAATTTGGGTTTCAAGATGTCAGAAGGGCACTCTTCGTAGGGAATCAAAAGCTAGAGTGTGAATTGACCCTGATTGATGGACAGGTGGAGTGGGATCTGAACGGACGCGCTGGTGTGGATTGGCAGGAGTATTACGCAACAGCGTAAGCGTATCAAACAAACCTTATTTATAGATCTAACTTCCGGTGAAAGCGCTTTTCCGATCAATGATGTATTCTGTCAATGGACTGGGAGATGCCTGAATCCGCACGTTGACTACCGCCGGTTTGTCCGAGGCAAGAGCACGTTCGAGTGCCCCGCGCAGCTGATGTGCTTCCTCGACATATTCGCCGTGGGCACCGAGTGCCTCCGCCACCTTGTCATAACGCGAGGGCAGTAACTCGGTCGCCACACTTTTTCCGAAGAGTTGCACCTGTTGGTGATAGTCTATTCCCCACACGCTATCGTTTCCAATCACGATGACTACGGG contains these protein-coding regions:
- a CDS encoding aldo/keto reductase → MEYVNFGSAGVQVSRLALGLGFRGQGDEADAQKVIEHTIDQGINLIDCANVYGTMDDRANIGRSEVILGKALKGKRNNVVITSKVASQIGDGPNDIGLSRYHIMREVEKSLTRLDTDHIDVYLVHMFDESTPLEETIRALDDLVRSGKVRYVGCCNYAAWQVCKGLWVADRYNATPYMCVQNQYNLLTRHLEGEMFALVRDQGLGVMVYSPLAVGLLSGIYSPDRPAPEGTLWATRLRDQFPSAMEGAASQVISTVIELAGELGVTPAQLALAWVLSHPEITVAITGGDTIEHLNDNIGAVGWTLDDSVRETLDTVSEPFRFTAG
- the aroB gene encoding 3-dehydroquinate synthase, whose protein sequence is MDSTKSKIEPIWTTIDEKTTYPIYIGTDIIPEFGTLFKEHLPRCSQALLVTNQTIEEVHAAKISQISESLANMGVDLIVEAIPEGERTKSYWGLGMLYDFFAEHQLDRQSVIIAMGGGVIGDLAGFAASTFLRGLPLVHIPTTLIAQADSSLGGKVAINLARVKNIVGGFYHPKMICIDASFLQTLNVRELRAGLAEVVKYAVIMDSELFNYLEANVENIIAKDPEVLEKIVRRCCEHKIAVVEEDPEERTDRRAILNYGHTIGHALESLYHKYLHGEAVSVGMVAASYLAVKTEILPPADAERQSELLSRIGLPTNALGVSIDPLLQPMLHDKKRRGNTLRFVLPTKIGDITIKDVPKNDLPDLLQYLVEKRVFSPSEDATATDEG
- a CDS encoding mandelate racemase/muconate lactonizing enzyme family protein, yielding MKITQIETIRVKAQPHNVWVHVHTDSGIVGLGETFYAPSVVQAAIHDFFGPLLIGRDPFEIERHWEAMFRLSDHAGYGGAEMRAISALDIALWDIKGQAVDLPVYELLGGAVRKRIRVYATSMPYEGAGETAKQLLDEGITAIKGGPTIPLAIASDGQFLSQKDLDRALKPIREIRDTVGLEMHIANDGHGKWALPVAIRIAQAMEPYDMMWQEDLMPLLNPEALLRLQESTKTPVCISERLLSRWQLRLFIENGSARIVMPDLIWTGGVSETHKVAILASAHQVPFAPHDATGPVNIFACSHICMSSANAMIQEHVPAFHKGWYNEFVDPNLDIRDGFLHAPQRPGIGTRLKPEVRDRSDAIVTVSDEPDQSTIDHWGPTPVRSEETEAEVQRLQEERLPQSIS